Sequence from the Fulvivirga ligni genome:
TATAAAGGCCAGAATCTTACCCGGAAGACCAAGAATAGCTCCTACATGAATATCATAGTTAGCAGTGATCAATTTCTCGCCAAAATTCTTGTCACTATGTTTTCTGTGAATAAGTAACTCTCCACTATATTGATCATACTGCAGATTGGCCTGTTTATAATACAGCCCTTCCAGCTGCTGCACGGTAACATTAACCACCGCCGTACTATCATGCGGTTTTGAAATAGACATGCCATACATATCCGGGTACTCAGCCAGTGCTTTATGATAGGCAGTATTTATGGGGCTGAATTTTTCATCTACTTCTGTAAATTTCGAAATGCCTTGTTCAATTTTTGGAGGCACTGTGGTACCTGAAGCAGCTACATAAACTAATCCTTTAAACCAGGCAAACGCCCAAACCATACCTGTAAAGGCTATGATCAGCGCGACCAGTGATATATAAAAACCGAGTACATTGTGAAGATCATAGTTAAATCTTCTCCACTGCGAAAATTTCTTAATGCTAAACCGCTGTTTTCGTGCTGCTTTATTCTTGGGCCACCACAATACAATCCCGGAAATAAGCATCACTACAAAAATGAAAGTGCTCCAGCCAACAATAGACTGCCCGTATTTCGTACTGAGTAAAAGGCTCCAATGTAGATTTTTAATTATGGAAAAGAACTCATATTCATTGTTCATTACCCCTAGAACCTCTCCGGTGTAGGGATTAACATAGGCAGTTCGATATTCCTTGATCATCCCAAAGTAGGTGACTGCCTCAGGGTCACCCACATAGGTCATAAATGCCCACGAGTGATTCGGCTGTTGATAGAAAGCTGTGTAGTTAATGATGCTTTCCTCTCCCAAGGCCCCCTGAGCAATATCCCAGGCTTCCGAGGCTGATAATCTTTCGGTGCCCGGGTTATCCACATAGAGCAAATCCCTATGCACAGCGCTAAAAATCTCCTCCCTGAAAACGTAAATAGCTCCTGTAATACTCACAATGAATACAATAAGGCCCGAGGCTAGACCCAGCCACAAATGAATTTTTCCAATTGCCTTTTTAATCTTCATTATTAAAGATTAATGCTGTAAGTGGCACAGTGCCAAATAAATTCGTAATCCTCTCCCTTGTAAGTACCTGGCACCTCTTCCTTTTTGGTGGTTTCGATGATGTATTTTGTAGCCCATGGCAGCTTAAAAGAAATTTTCCCATCCTCATCAGTGGTGAGCTTTTTAGACCATAGATCGCTGATATAGATATCCACCTCCTGTTCGGCTATAGGCTGGCCTTTATAGAGGATTTGTAAATGCGCCTCTCCTTCTTTTTCATAATCACCTTTACTAAGGTCAATTACTGAAAGGCCATTTTCATTGGATTTAGCAGAAGCTTTATCTGATTTACCAACCAGCACCTGAGCGGTGGAATGATAATGTGTTTTGAATATGCCAAAATCATATTGTGTATAATCAAGCACATCGATTTCATCATTATTAAGTGCTACGGTATAGGTACCTTCTTTTTTAGGGGTAAAATTAGCGGCATAATGATCCGCCTGTGGCTGCACTTCCAGAAGCATTTTTTCTCCGGCCGGGTCGATTAGCCAAAGTTTGAAGTTGTTAACATTTTTATAGTGCTCTCCGGCTACCTCCTCTATCACTCCATAAGTGTACTCACCAAAATACACTTTCACCGTGTGCTTCTGCCCTACTTTTCCGGTATGTGCAGACTCTATCCACAGGTAATGCGCTTGGCTAATGAACGGTATAAAAACCAATAAAACAGACCATTGAATTATTCTCGAAATCATATTTTTTATAAATGCGATTGCCCCAAAGCATATGCTTTTGAGGCAATCTGGTTTGCATAAAGATTATCTTAGAAAGTGTAAGCCACGTTTAATCTGAAGTTCGTTCCTGGCTCAGTTTGCCAGTAGTATTCAGATCTATAGCTGGCACCCGAATACAGGTACTCGTTGAGTATGTTATTTACATTAAGGCCTACTCTTATATCATCGTTTTGCCAGCTCAGCGCGCCATCTAATCGGAAGTAATCCGGAAGTACGGATTCGTTACTCTCCGCCCCAGTTCCAGGAAGAGCGATCAACCTGATACTGATAGCCTAGAGAAATGCCTACACCTTTTAATACTGATCGCTGGAAAGTATATTTTAACCAGCCATTGGTCATGTGTTTGGCGTGGCCTGCTACTCTGGCACCGATATTATCTTCATTGGTATCTTCAGTGATTTCTACATTTGTGTTAGCATAGTTTAGGATTAAGCTTAATCCAGATACTATTTCGCCCTGCACATCAAATTCAATACCTTTGGATTGTACCTGACCTAACTGTACTGAGAAAAGTGCATTTTCAGGGTCTGCAGTTAATACATTGTCTTTTGTAATCTGAAATACGGTTAATGAAGACTTCCATCTCCCGTCTAACCAATTCTTTTTAATACCAGCTTCTACATCCTTGGCTGATACGGGATCAAAAGCATTTCCAAGTCTGTCATTTCCAGTTTGAGGTAAAAATGATTCATCAAACAAACCATAAACACTTGTACTTTCATCGATTGAGAAGCTTAAACCTACTCTAGGTGTGAATTTGCTGTCTTCGGTGCTGGAGCCGTATGATTCTCCATGATAAGAAGTGTGCCTTCCTGCCAGAGTTAATCTTAACTTATTGTCAAAAAAGCCTAATTCATCCTGAACATATAAGGCCACAATTCTATTTTCGATTATGGCAGGGTATCCACCATTATAAGCCCTTACGCGAATATCTTCAGATCTATCAATAGTAGGAATTTGCGATGATGGTACTCCATGGGTTGGGTTATAAATGTTGAATGTAGAGTCAGTTCCTAACACTCCTCCTTGCCACCAGTCAGCCCAGTAGTTTTTGGTGTTCATATCAAGGCCCGCTAAAATTCTGTGCTTCACAGCGCCAGTTTCAACATTTCCATTCAAATACACCTGGCCAGATTTCATAATGCTTAAAGCATCAAAACTGCTCATGGTTCGAGTCAAAAATCCATCTTCTGTTAAATTAGCATACCAGAAAGAGTTGCCTTCCTGCTCATAGTTCAGGTATCCTAATTGTGTAGTTAGTCTCCAATTATCATTTAGCTCATGGTGAAGGTTTACAAATACGGTTTGTTCCTTCATGGTAGTAGGATCAATATTGGGCTCTGCAATAGTAAAATCTCTAGGAAGATTTCCCATCTCGTTAGAGAAAACATAGGCAGAACCTGCCGCTAACATCTTAGAATCTTGAATAGTGAACTCAGCCGTAACACTGGTTCTGTCGCTGAAAGAATATTTTAATGATGGAGCAAAAGTAAAGCGATCATTGAATTCATAATCTCGGTGAGAATCTTTGGTAGATCCCATGATATTCAGACGATAAAGGAGTTTTTCATCTTTGGTAATTTTTCCACCTATATCTAAGGCGCCTCTCAACGTGCTAAAACTTCCTGCCATTAAAGACACTTCATTGGTTTGATTAAGCACTGGCTTTTTCGTTACTACATTATAAAATCCACCAGGCTCACCAGCGGCCATCATGAATCCCGCCGGTCCTTTTACAAACTCTATGCGGTCTACCATAGACATATCTTCTGTCAATGGACCCCACGAACTTTCTATATTCACACCATTTCTCATGGCTGGAATACGGAATCCTCTCATGTTAATTCTGGCGAAATTGCCCCAGTGTTCTATCATTTGAGCACCAGAAACATTTCTAGTTACTCCCTCCAGCATATCTACAATTTGCTGATCTTTAATAGCTGTTTTTGAGATCACCTGTATATTTTGTGGCGCTTCCAGCAGCGGAGTACTCATTCTCAAAGCCTGAGATGGTTGCTCTATATTATAACTCTCACTCTGCCCTTGTACTATTACATCTTCCAGCTGCTGGATCGACTCGTTTAAGGTAATCACAGGAAGTGTAACGGCTTCGCCTGCCTGTACAGTTATTTTAATTTCCTGTTTTTGAAGACCCACCGAAGAAATAATTAGAGTATAATTTCCTGCAGGGGCTTTCAAAGTAAATTCTCCAGTTTCCTTCGTTATTGTGCCGTATCCTGTATTATCCAGGGCCAGGTTCACATAAGCTGCTGGCTGACCATCAGCCGTTAGTACCTTTCCATTAACCGTACCTTTGTTGGATTGAGCAAAAGAATATGATAGGAAAGAAATAAAAAATATTAAAGCAGTAAGTTTCTTTCTCATAGTTGATATGTTAGTTTATTTTTATTTAGATTGATTATAAATAATAGCAAACATACTAGGCATCTTCTTTTCATGCAATCTTTATTTAGATTAAATTTAAATAAAGCGGAACTTTTTTGTTATTACCTTCTAAGGAATCATTCAAAACACATTATTTCAATCCATGCTGTTTCGCGCTTATAGATTTACTATTTTTGTGCACTTATTATAATCTGTTGATTTTATGAGCGATCGTTACGCACAGAGAGGTGTATCTGCCTCTAAAGAAGATGTACATAATGCCATCAAAAACATTGATAAAGGGCTATATCCTCAGGCATTTTGTAAAATCGTGAAAGACTTTCTTGGCAATGATGAGGCCTACTGCAACATCATGCATGCTGATGGAGCGGGCACCAAATCTTCTTTAGCCTACATTTACTGGAAGGAAACCGGCGATATGTCTGTATGGCGAGGTATTGCTCAGGACGCGATCATCATGAATATCGATGATTTGATCTGTGTGGGAGCTTTAGATAACATTTTGCTTTCTTCCACTATTGGCAGAAACAAGAACCTTATCCCGGGTGAAGTCATCGCCGCTTTAATCAACGGAACAGAAGAAGTGCTTCAAATGCTACGTGACAATGGCGTGGACATTATCAGCACCGGAGGAGAAACAGCAGATTTAGGTGATCTGGTAAGAACTGTGGTAGTAGATAGTACAGTTACTGCACGAATGAAGCGATCAGAAGTTATTGATAATGCTAACATTCAAGCCGGTGATGTGATTGTTGGCCTGGCTTCATACGGACAAACCACTTATGAAACCGAGTATAATGGTGGCATGGGTAGTAACGGTCTTACCTCGGCAAGACATGATGTATTCCATAAGTCTTATGCCGAAAAATATCCGGAAAGCTTTGATCCAGATGTGCCTTCTGACCTGGTATTTACAGGAAAATATAAGATGACCGATACTATTGCGGATGCGCCATTAGATATGGGTAAACTTGTGCTTTCGCCTACCAGGACCTATGCACCAGTAATGGCTCAGATTTTTAAAGAAATGAAATCTGAAATACATGGTATGGTTCATTGCAGCGGTGGAGCACAAACCAAAGTGCTACATTTTGTAGATAATGTGCATGTTATTAAAGATAACTTTTTGGAGATTCCTCCTCTTTTCAAGGCCATTCAAGAAGAGAGTGGCACTGACTGGAAAGAAATGTATAAGGTATTTAACATGGGCCACAGATTGGAGCTTTATTTAGATGAAAAGCATGCTCAAACTGTGATTGATATTGCCAAGAGTTTCAACATTCCGGCCCAGATCATCGGCCGCGTGGAAGCATCTGACAGCAAGAAACTTACGATAAAAAGTGATAAAGGGGAGTTTGTTTATTAAACTCCCTCATATTAATCATACGAGTAAGACCGGATATCTTCATCTGTAATCACAGGCTTCCAACCTGTCCAGGATTCAAACCCATCATCAGGTCTATTATTGATATCCGGATATTCATTTTCTTCTGGTTCAAACCACATCAGCTGTTCTTCTCTTAGATATTCCTCCTTAGAGTCATAAGATTTCTGGACCTCTTCACCCCAAACTTCTGCGCAACAATTAAGGCATTCATCTTTGACCACAGCTTTTAATCCACAAATTTCACAGCCTTTCATCTGGGAAAAATAATGAGATACAAACTCATTATTAAAGCTCTTATAACCGACTGGCACCTCTTTCAACAATTTGTGCCATCCAGACCACTGCTTATTGATAAAAATATCTTGCCCATCGGTAGTAATAACCAGACCATCAGTTACAATTTCCACGTCCTTTACTTCAGACCATTTGTAATCTTTATTATTCTCCCCGTTTAAAGCGCCGAGTTTAAAACCAGAAGTGTCACTTCCCAGTAATCGCACTTCTTTCATATATTTTTTGAGCGATTTCTTTAGAAAAATTCGCTGAATAATAGAATTAATAAATCCCATACTATTTCTTATGCGCTAATAATTGTTTTCGCAACTTGTTTCGTTTGGATCCATAGATAGCAAAAATTATCGGATATGTCATATAGAAAAATCCAGAAAGCATAGAGCTGAACCAGAAGCTGCCAAAGATAAGGCTCAGTAGAACTGAAATGGCCGGTACTGAGGCCATGATGGCGTGCGTATACATGCTACTTTTGGTGTCAAAAATTTCAATATCATTCAGCTCCAATTCTTCCTTTTTTTTCAGTGCATAGCGGAACATCAGCATGAGCATTGAAAAAATGATACAGGCGCCAATGCCGTAGATAATCATAAGCAAATCCATGTCTCCCATAGGAATTGAGTTATTAATGCCCTGAAACATGCCGGCATCCCCAAAAAGAAGATTGGAATACATGCGCACCAGTATTCGCACCAAAAACTTCAATGGAAACACATAAAATAAAGTGAAAAACAAAAGGATGGAATTCATCAGTACAATCCGGGCATTGCGAAAACCATATCTTATAAAGAATTGAAAATGCTCATACCAGATGTATATGATCAAAGCCATGCATAGTCCGAAGGGAATTAAATCCTGCATGAATAGCAAAAGCTCATCAAAACTCTCCGGTACTTTGGTAGAAATAATGAGCATAGTAATGGCCAAAGCAAAAACCGCATCACTTAGTGTTTCTATTCTTGTTTGATCCTCACCTCGGTAACGAAATTCTTTATTCATTCCTATGAGGTTGGCTTTCAGGTGGTCACGTATCATAATACAATATAACAGGCACGGGTCATTTTAAAAAATTAAACAGTCGTTTGAAACTAAACAAACGTTTAATTAGCTTTGTATGATCTTGAATAAACTACTATGTCAAAAGAAAGAATTTTAGACGCCGCCGATAAGCTATTTGTAGAGAAAGGCTATGATGCTACCTCTGTTAGAGAGCTTGCGCAAGAGGCTGATGTGAATATTGCCATGATCTCCTACTATTTTGGTTCTAAGGAGAACCTCTTAGAGGAAATGATACTAAGACGAACTCAGCATACCAGGGCCAAAATTGAAGAATTTAAGCAGCTGGATCTTCATCCCATGGAAATACTGGACCAGATGATAGATCTATACACTGAAAAAATACTCTACAATAAGAAGTTTCACTTAATGCTTCACCGTGAGCTCAGCCTTTCACAGCGAGAAGAACTACATGAGCGTATCATCGGCATTTTG
This genomic interval carries:
- a CDS encoding PepSY-associated TM helix domain-containing protein; amino-acid sequence: MKIKKAIGKIHLWLGLASGLIVFIVSITGAIYVFREEIFSAVHRDLLYVDNPGTERLSASEAWDIAQGALGEESIINYTAFYQQPNHSWAFMTYVGDPEAVTYFGMIKEYRTAYVNPYTGEVLGVMNNEYEFFSIIKNLHWSLLLSTKYGQSIVGWSTFIFVVMLISGIVLWWPKNKAARKQRFSIKKFSQWRRFNYDLHNVLGFYISLVALIIAFTGMVWAFAWFKGLVYVAASGTTVPPKIEQGISKFTEVDEKFSPINTAYHKALAEYPDMYGMSISKPHDSTAVVNVTVQQLEGLYYKQANLQYDQYSGELLIHRKHSDKNFGEKLITANYDIHVGAILGLPGKILAFIASLICTSLPVTGFLIWWGRRNKNDREEVVKPKQIRKTAKPKLQKPKIKKEGASV
- a CDS encoding DUF4198 domain-containing protein, whose protein sequence is MISRIIQWSVLLVFIPFISQAHYLWIESAHTGKVGQKHTVKVYFGEYTYGVIEEVAGEHYKNVNNFKLWLIDPAGEKMLLEVQPQADHYAANFTPKKEGTYTVALNNDEIDVLDYTQYDFGIFKTHYHSTAQVLVGKSDKASAKSNENGLSVIDLSKGDYEKEGEAHLQILYKGQPIAEQEVDIYISDLWSKKLTTDEDGKISFKLPWATKYIIETTKKEEVPGTYKGEDYEFIWHCATYSINL
- a CDS encoding TonB-dependent receptor, which encodes MIALPGTGAESNESVLPDYFRLDGALSWQNDDIRVGLNVNNILNEYLYSGASYRSEYYWQTEPGTNFRLNVAYTF
- a CDS encoding TonB-dependent siderophore receptor, translating into MRKKLTALIFFISFLSYSFAQSNKGTVNGKVLTADGQPAAYVNLALDNTGYGTITKETGEFTLKAPAGNYTLIISSVGLQKQEIKITVQAGEAVTLPVITLNESIQQLEDVIVQGQSESYNIEQPSQALRMSTPLLEAPQNIQVISKTAIKDQQIVDMLEGVTRNVSGAQMIEHWGNFARINMRGFRIPAMRNGVNIESSWGPLTEDMSMVDRIEFVKGPAGFMMAAGEPGGFYNVVTKKPVLNQTNEVSLMAGSFSTLRGALDIGGKITKDEKLLYRLNIMGSTKDSHRDYEFNDRFTFAPSLKYSFSDRTSVTAEFTIQDSKMLAAGSAYVFSNEMGNLPRDFTIAEPNIDPTTMKEQTVFVNLHHELNDNWRLTTQLGYLNYEQEGNSFWYANLTEDGFLTRTMSSFDALSIMKSGQVYLNGNVETGAVKHRILAGLDMNTKNYWADWWQGGVLGTDSTFNIYNPTHGVPSSQIPTIDRSEDIRVRAYNGGYPAIIENRIVALYVQDELGFFDNKLRLTLAGRHTSYHGESYGSSTEDSKFTPRVGLSFSIDESTSVYGLFDESFLPQTGNDRLGNAFDPVSAKDVEAGIKKNWLDGRWKSSLTVFQITKDNVLTADPENALFSVQLGQVQSKGIEFDVQGEIVSGLSLILNYANTNVEITEDTNEDNIGARVAGHAKHMTNGWLKYTFQRSVLKGVGISLGYQYQVDRSSWNWGGE
- a CDS encoding AIR synthase-related protein; its protein translation is MSDRYAQRGVSASKEDVHNAIKNIDKGLYPQAFCKIVKDFLGNDEAYCNIMHADGAGTKSSLAYIYWKETGDMSVWRGIAQDAIIMNIDDLICVGALDNILLSSTIGRNKNLIPGEVIAALINGTEEVLQMLRDNGVDIISTGGETADLGDLVRTVVVDSTVTARMKRSEVIDNANIQAGDVIVGLASYGQTTYETEYNGGMGSNGLTSARHDVFHKSYAEKYPESFDPDVPSDLVFTGKYKMTDTIADAPLDMGKLVLSPTRTYAPVMAQIFKEMKSEIHGMVHCSGGAQTKVLHFVDNVHVIKDNFLEIPPLFKAIQEESGTDWKEMYKVFNMGHRLELYLDEKHAQTVIDIAKSFNIPAQIIGRVEASDSKKLTIKSDKGEFVY
- a CDS encoding TMEM175 family protein → MNKEFRYRGEDQTRIETLSDAVFALAITMLIISTKVPESFDELLLFMQDLIPFGLCMALIIYIWYEHFQFFIRYGFRNARIVLMNSILLFFTLFYVFPLKFLVRILVRMYSNLLFGDAGMFQGINNSIPMGDMDLLMIIYGIGACIIFSMLMLMFRYALKKKEELELNDIEIFDTKSSMYTHAIMASVPAISVLLSLIFGSFWFSSMLSGFFYMTYPIIFAIYGSKRNKLRKQLLAHKK
- a CDS encoding TetR family transcriptional regulator, whose translation is MSKERILDAADKLFVEKGYDATSVRELAQEADVNIAMISYYFGSKENLLEEMILRRTQHTRAKIEEFKQLDLHPMEILDQMIDLYTEKILYNKKFHLMLHRELSLSQREELHERIIGILEGNWQHMKSIIQNGQNEGIFREDVDVEMVVLTLFGLINQCTQGKITRRMILKGPSENEVHDRLKSHLKNILRNHLLVK